From the Sphingobacteruim zhuxiongii genome, the window TGACAAGCTATCCAAGTTACCCAGGATACTGTTGATCTTCGCATTGTTATTTTTGAAGTTGGTCGTGATCGATTCCAGATTCGACATGATATTCGCTAATCTGTTTTTCTCTGATCCCATAAGCCCATCTACGTCACTCGTAATCTTCTCTAGATTCTTCAACGAAATCGAGATACTATGGACGCTACTCTTAAAGTCACGTTGAAAGCCGTCATCCAGTACAGAGTTTACGCCGGAAAGAACCGAGTCTAGTTTCTCCACTAAGTTTTCTATCTTTTTCTGTAATGGCTCTACCTTTTCCATTAGGTTCGCTTGTACATCCGAAAGTAAAGGATCTCCACTTCTTGCCATGGTCGTACTGTTGCCAAGTTCAAAAACAATAGCTTTGCTACCTAATAAATCGGCACTGACTATTCGCGCCACTGTATTCGAAGGGATCGCATAATCGTCATTTATTTTAAACTCTGTGCGTATTTTTCCAGTAGGTTGTAGAGTTAATTTGGAGACACGACCAATTTGGAATCCGGATACTAAAACGGGTTTGGATACCGCTAATCCATCTACATTATCATATTCGGTATAAAACGTATTGTCACTACTGAAGACATTGTTGCCTTTCAAAAAGCTATAGCCAATAAATAAAATAGCGATTGCAATACTTGTTAAAGCACCGACTTTTGTTTCGTTAGATATTTTCAAAATATTCCTAATTAAGTTATTCTACCTACTATATAATCCCCAATTTAAGAAAAAGTTTATCTTTCTACGTTTTTTCTGTAGGTATTTATAGCATTGAACAAGTCATCGACTATAGATGCTTGACCATCAGCAGACATCATAAAGCGTTCTTCATCAGGATTTGAAATGAAACCAATCTCAGTCAGTACAGCTGGCATACCGGCAGTCGCAAGTACAGCAAGAGACTGTTCCTTTACTCCGCGATCTACACGACTAGAGGCTGCAAATTGATCTTGCATATAGGCCGCAAGTTTAATGCTTCCTTCTCGAAATTTACGTTTCATTAAGGAGAATACGATATAAGAGGATGGATCCTTAGGGTCAAAACCACCATAGTTTTGCTCATAGTTGTCCTCCATTAGGATGGATGCATTTTCTCGAATCGCGACGTCTTGATCACCTGTACGGCTAAATCCGAGCACCAAGGTCTCAGTTCCTTTTGCCGAGGTATTTAACGATCGCTGCGTCACATAACGTCCTCTACTATTTTTTACACGTCTACTGCTGGAGCCTCCAGAGTTACAGTGAATAGAGATAAATAGATCTGCATGATTTTTATTAGCGAGGGCGGGGCGTTCGTATAATTTAGGATAAACGTCAGTTGTACGGGTATAAATGACTTTTACTCCAGGTAACTCTTTTTGTATTTTCTTCCCCAATTTCAAAGCGACTTGGAGGGCAATATCTTTCTCTTTTGATTGTCGTCCTACTGCACCTGAATCATTACCTCCATGTCCAGGATCAAGAACGATTACTTTAATTTTACCATTACCGCCGTTGGCACCTTGATGGTCGGCAGGTTTAAAACTTGCTAATGCTAATACAATAAGA encodes:
- a CDS encoding MlaD family protein, which encodes MKISNETKVGALTSIAIAILFIGYSFLKGNNVFSSDNTFYTEYDNVDGLAVSKPVLVSGFQIGRVSKLTLQPTGKIRTEFKINDDYAIPSNTVARIVSADLLGSKAIVFELGNSTTMARSGDPLLSDVQANLMEKVEPLQKKIENLVEKLDSVLSGVNSVLDDGFQRDFKSSVHSISISLKNLEKITSDVDGLMGSEKNRLANIMSNLESITTNFKNNNAKINSILGNLDSLSSDLSKTEIKATIDNANQAMRDVQAITNKINSGEGSIGLLIHDEKLYNNLTNASQNLDELVHDLKTNPGKYLKISIFGKKDTK
- a CDS encoding N-acetylmuramoyl-L-alanine amidase family protein, with the translated sequence MQIALCLIVLALASFKPADHQGANGGNGKIKVIVLDPGHGGNDSGAVGRQSKEKDIALQVALKLGKKIQKELPGVKVIYTRTTDVYPKLYERPALANKNHADLFISIHCNSGGSSSRRVKNSRGRYVTQRSLNTSAKGTETLVLGFSRTGDQDVAIRENASILMEDNYEQNYGGFDPKDPSSYIVFSLMKRKFREGSIKLAAYMQDQFAASSRVDRGVKEQSLAVLATAGMPAVLTEIGFISNPDEERFMMSADGQASIVDDLFNAINTYRKNVER